CGGTGCGTGCCTCGCCATCCACTCCTGGGCCGTCATGTACTGGCGGAAGTGGGATCCGCCCGGCTTGTAGATGTCCGCGATGCGCTGCTCGAGCGCGGCCTCGTCGCGGATGGGGAAGGACACCAGTCCTCGGAGGAGGTCCGTCTCCGGGGCCTCGCCCTTGTCGGTGTAGACGCCCGGCAGGGGCCCGGGGACGCCGTCCGTGGTCGGGATGGGCGTGGGGTCCAGCACCTCCTCCTCCGGGTCCGGCGGCGGGTCCACTCCCTCGGGCAGCGGCGGCGGTGGCCGCGAGTTCTCGGCGTCGGGAAGGGTGGGGGAGGTGGCCACGGGAGTGGGGCCCGGAGGCCGGGCCTCGCCGACCGACGTCAGGCGGTCCGTGTCCCGGCAACCGCCCATCCCGCCGGTCAGCAGAAGCATCCCCGTCAGGATGTATCCGCGCTTCATGGCTCCCCCAGCCCGCGCTGACCCGCCTCGGGTCCGCGGCACCCCAGCGGTTCTCCGCTGGGGCGTCGCCCCTTGTGTGCTGCCAAGGTGGGTGCGATTGCCCTGCGAGGCAACTGTCGTGGACAGGTAAAACGCGGCTACAGTGGTGGCACTTCTTTGCCCATCCCATGCGGCTGCTGACAGCACTCCTGCTCCCCCTCCTCCTGCTGCCGTGCGCTGCGCTGGCGCAGGGGGACACGCGCATCACCTTCCTGGGCCGTCAGTTGGAGAAGGGAAGGGATCCGCGTGCGCGCTCACAAGCCGCGCTCGTGTTGGGTGCCACCGAGGATCCAGAAGCGGTGACGCCGTTGTGCGGCGGCCTCAAGGACCCCAGCGAGCTGGTGCGCGCCGCGGTGGCCAAGGGCCTGGGCGCGCTCCTGGAGCCGAGCGGACTGGACTGCCTCCAGGCGTTCCAGGGGGAGACGGACGCCACGGTGCAGGCGGCGGTGGCGGAGTCCATCAAGGCCATCAAGGCGTACCAGTCCCGCCGGCCGCGCTTCTACCTGGCGCTGGACGCGTTGAAGGACAAGACGGGCAATGTGCCGCCGGAGCTGGTGAAGGTGACAGAGGCGCGGCTGCGCTCGAAGCTGGTGCGCCGGGGCGCGTTGATGGCCCCGGAGAAGGAGTCGAAGGCGGCGGCCAAGGGCGCGCTGAAGAAGCTGGGCCTGCACGGCTACCGCATCACCGCGGAGATCCAGGCCACGGACAGCGGAGGACTTCGTCTGGCCATCCTGTGCATGACGTACCCGGAGCAGTCCCTGATGGGGCAGGTGGAAGTGAACGCCGCGGGGGCTCCGCCCGCGGACCTGTTGAAGGCCCTGATTCCCCGAGCCATTGAAGAAGCCGCCGCGACCTTCGACTGGAAGAGCGAGACATGACGACGACCACGGCCCCGGCCCCGACGAAGCGCCGCTGGCGCAACTTCCTCCTCGACGCGCCCTTCCAGCTCAAGCTCACCTCGTACATCGTCGGCGTGTCCCTGGTGCTGGCGGCGCTGCTGGGCATCTTCCTGGTGCGCGCGGCGAACTCGCTGATGCACGAGACGGCGACGGCGGTGGATGCCCGCTCGCGCGCGGCGGAGGTGAGCCGCGAGCTGTCTGGAGCCACGCTCTCCAACGAGCTGATGGCCCACATGAACGACCCGGCGTTCGAGAAGCAGTTCCGCGAGCAGGCGCAGGCGATTGACGCCAGCTACGAGGAAGAGCGCATGGCCATCGTCGCGCAGCGCGCGGAGCTGGAGCGCCATCAGCAGCTGACGTGGTGGGTGCTCGGCGGGTGCATGCTGACGTTCATCGTGGTGGTGGCGCTGTCGACCATCGTGGTGACGCACCGGATGGCGGGGCCGCTGTTCCGCATCAAGCGCATGGTGCGGGAGGTGGCGGAGGGCCGCCTGCGACCGCCGCAGCACGGCCTGCGCGAAGGCGACGAGCTCCAGGACGTCTTCGAGGCCGCGCGCGACATGACCCAGCGGCTGCGCAACCAGCAGGAAGAGGACGCGCGCGTGCTGGCGGAGGCGCTGGCGGAGGCGCGGCGGAGCGGCGCCAGCGGTGCGTGGGTGGATGAGCTGAGCGCCCTGGAAGCGCGCTACCGCGAGCGGCTGGCGCGGTAGGGCAGGGCCGGGCGCCTCGCGAGGCGCGTCACACCCGCGCGGTGTCCGCGGCCAGCCCCATCTGCATCAGCTCCGCGTGCAGCATCAGCCGCGCCTGGGCCCAGGGCAGCGCGACGACGCGGTAGCCCGCGAGCGCCTGGAGCAGCAGGGGCCGGTAGCTGGCGTGTCCGGGGTCCGCGACCACGACGATGCCCCGGTCCGTGGTGGAGCGGATCAACCGACCGACGCCCTGACGCAAGAGCAGCAGCGCGCGCGGCAGCCGGTAGTGCAGGAAGCCCAGGTATTCGTTGCCGCCCTTCGCCAGGGGCTCCTCGCGCGCGGCCACCAGCGGCCGGGATGCCGGCTCCAGCGGTAGCTTGTCGATGAAGACACACCCCACGCCGCGGCCGGGGATGTCCACGCCCTGCCAGAAGCTCTTGGTGCCCAGCAGCACCGTCCCCGTGTCGCGCTCCTGCCGCGCCGCCAGGGAGCGGCCGTGCCCGCGCGACTGGCGCAGCACTTCAATCCCGTGCGGCTCCAGCCGCGCCTGGACCTCGCGCGCCACGCGCTCCAGCCTGCGCGTGGAGGCGAAGAGGCCCAGCACCCGCCCGCCCATCACCTGCGCCAGCCCGGAGATGCGCCCGGAGGCCCAGTCGATGAAGGGCTCCTCGTGCGCGCGAGGCGCGTCCGTCACGAGCACCACCAGCGCCTGCTGTCCCAGGTGGAACGGCGAGGGCGCGCGCAAGAGCGGCGGCTTCAACCCCAGCCGCTTCAGGACGAAGGGAACGCTGTCGCCCGTGCCCAGCGTGGCGGACGCCATCACCAGCGCGCGCTTGTTCGCGGCGAAGTCGCGCGACACGGACTCGGACACGTCCACCGGCTGCGCGCCCACGCTCCAGCGCCCCTTGCGAGGCTCCGCGCGCGCCGCGTAACAGCGCTTCACGTCCGGGTCTCCGGCCAGCTCGCCCGCGAGCACCGACAGCTCCCCCAGCTCCGTCGTCGCCCCGGCCAGCTCCCGCTCGAGCGAAGGCTGCTTCACGGCCAGCTCCGGCAGCGCCGCCAGCACGCGTACCGCCAAAAGCGTGTGCACCCGCTGCAGCGCCGTCCGCACCTCCACCAGCCCCTCGCGCACCGGCGCCCAGGCGGGCAGGGCGCGCACCGCGTCCGTCACCCGCAGCTCTGGCGCGTAGGCGGCCTCGTCCGCGTCCTCGCCGGGCATCGCCGCCGCGGGCTCGCAGAGCGCCGTCACCTGTTCGCCCAGCGCCCGCGCCTCCTGGAGCAGCGTGCGCAGGGCCTCGTCCACCTCCCCCATCAGCGAGCGGGACTCGTCCCGGCGCGTGGCCGCCAGCGCGCGGCGCAGCTCCGCGAAGAGGCCCCGGCGTCCGTCGCGCCCATGCAGCCGCTCCGTGAGGCGCAGGAAGGCCAGGTCCGACAGCTCCACCGTGAGCGCGGTGGTGGCCACGTCCTCCAGCTCGTGGGCCTCGTCCAGCACCAGGTGGTCCAGGCGCGGGTAGCGCGCGGGCCACGCGAACGCGAGCGACTGGTTGATGACCAGCACGTCCGCGTCGCGCGCGTGCGCCACCGCCGAGTGGTAGAAGCACTTGTGGTGATGCGGGCAGCGCTCACCCAGCGTCGTCGCAGCCTCGGAGCGCACCGCCGGCACCAGCCCGTGCATCCCCGGGAAGCGCTCGCGGAACCAGTGGCTCAGCCGGTCCAGGTCTCCATCCGGGCTGCGGCGCAGGTACGCGCGCACGTAGGCGCGGGGCGCGCGAGCGGCGTGCGGCATCCCCGGCTCCACGCGCGTGGCCTCCAGCGCGCGGCGGCGGCACAGGTAGTTCGTCTGCCCCTTGAGCAGCGCGTAGCCGAACGCACCCCCCGTGGCCTGATGCAGCCGGGGCAGGTCCTTCTCCAGCAACTGGTCCTGGAGCGTCTTCGTGTGCGGCGCCACGCCCACCTTCAGCCCGTTGCGCGCGGCGAACAGCGCGGCGGGCGTGAGGTACGCCAGCGACTTGCCCGTGCCCGTGCCGGCCTCCACCGCCACCTGCCCGCCGTCCGACAGCGTGCGCGCCACCGCGTGCGCCATCTCCAGCTGCGCGGGCCGGGACAGGAAGCCGCCCCCACGCTCCAGCGCGCCGCCGGGCCCCAGCACCTGAGACACCTCCTCCGGGCGCACGGGCAGCGGCGTCGCGTCCGGCTCTGGCTCCGGGGGAGGCCTGCCGCCATTCGCCCTCCGTCGCTCCGGCCGCGCGCGCAGGAAGCCGCCCGTCGCCTCCAGCCCCAAGGGCACCGGCGTCGCGCGGCACGCCTCCCACAGCCGGGACAGCAGCTCCAGCAGGGGGCGCTCCTCCGCGTCCGTCGCCAGGTCGCGAGCCTCTTCCGGGGACAGCGCATCCAGCAGCGGCGCGGGCCCCAGCGCGGCGCGGGCCCGTGGATCCATCGTGGCGAGCAGGTCCGCCACGTCCTCCGCGCGGCCGTCGCGCACGCAACCGTCCAGCGCGTGCACCAGCACCGCGTGCACCGCCACGCAGTCATGGAGCGCGCGGTGCGGCTGCTGCGAGCCCAGCTTCGCCCACCGCATCAGCGACTCCAGCGAGTGGCTGGGCAGCTCCGGGTGCAGGTAGTGCATGAGCTCGCACGAGTCGAGCACCGGCGCTCCGCCCAGCACATCCGGCAGGAAGCCCTTCTCGAACGGGGCGTTGTGCGCCACCACCGTCCACCCCTTCAGCCGCTCCCGCAGCTCCACGCGCTCGGCGTCGAAGCGGGGCTGACCGGAGAGCTGCGCGTCCGACAGGCCCGTCAGGCGGCGGATGGTGAGGTTCAGCGGGCGCGACGCCGAGTACAGACGGCTGAAGCGGTCCACCTCGCGGCCGTGCTCGAAGAAGAGGCAGCCGACCTCGATGACCTCGTCCACGCGGGGGTCCAGCCCCGTCGTCTCGAGGTCCAGGAAGACATGCCGGGTGAAGAGCTCCGAGCTGCCCATGCAGGGCGGCCAGCCTACCCGCCCAGAGGCACATCGCCAGTTAACGGAGCGGGCGCGCTACTCCACGTAGAAGGCGCCCGCGGTCCGCTGCTCCATCGCGCACCCGTACCGGAGCATCCCTGCCTGACGGGGCGTGAAGGTGATCTCCACCAGCTTGCCGAGCGGCAGCTTCTCGTGGATGCCGTAATCCTCCAGCACCAGCTCGGTGGCGCACGTCTGGTCCGTCTTGCGCGTCACCAGCAGCGTCACCGGCTCACCCTGGCGCAGCAGCACCGGTGAGGGCTCGAAGCCCTTCTGCGTGACGGTCAGCTCCACGATGAGCGTGCCGTTCACCTTCGTCCCTGTTTCCTGGATGGCCGTGTAGTGCGGGCCCCGCCTCGCGTCCGCGGGCGGCGCGGGGGGCGGCTCCTTCGTGCAGGCCTGCTGCGAAACCCCCACGAGGACGCCTGTCACGGCGAACCTGAGCCAGGGCCTCATGCCACGCGAGGATGATGGGCGCATGGCCGTGCAGGTTATCAGGGGCGGCGCGCGAAGCGCTCAGTCCACCACGAAGGTGCCGGCGATCATCTTCCCCATCGCGCACCCGTACCGCAGCGTCCCGGACTGGTTGGGCGTGAAGGCGATCTCCACCGGCTCGTTGAGCGGCAGCTTCGCGTCGATCTTGTACTCGTCCATCACCAGCTCTGTGGCGCACGTCAGGTCCGTCTTGCGCGTCACCACCAGCTTCACCGGCTCGCCCTTCTTGAGCGGCACCGGCGACGGCTCGAAGCCCTTCTCCGTGACGGCCAGGTCCACCACGTGCACGCCATTCTCCCTGCGCCCCACCTCCTGCGCGGCGGGCGCGTCCGTCCCCTTCGCGGCGGCGGACTCCTTCGTACATGCCTGCTGGGACGCCCCCGCGAGGACCGCCGCCGCGGTGAGCGCGAGCCAGGGCTTGATGATGCGGGAGAAGAACGGGCGCATGAACGAAGGCTCCGGAGGGAAGAAGGACGAAGGCGGCCCGGCTGGAAGCCCAGGCCGCCCTTGAGGCACCACCGCGGAACGTCAGCCCGCGGTGTCCGGCGTCGAACCGTCCGCGCCGTCGGAAGCGTCCTCGGCGGGGGCCGGC
This Corallococcus silvisoli DNA region includes the following protein-coding sequences:
- a CDS encoding HEAT repeat domain-containing protein, which encodes MRLLTALLLPLLLLPCAALAQGDTRITFLGRQLEKGRDPRARSQAALVLGATEDPEAVTPLCGGLKDPSELVRAAVAKGLGALLEPSGLDCLQAFQGETDATVQAAVAESIKAIKAYQSRRPRFYLALDALKDKTGNVPPELVKVTEARLRSKLVRRGALMAPEKESKAAAKGALKKLGLHGYRITAEIQATDSGGLRLAILCMTYPEQSLMGQVEVNAAGAPPADLLKALIPRAIEEAAATFDWKSET
- a CDS encoding HAMP domain-containing protein, whose amino-acid sequence is MTTTTAPAPTKRRWRNFLLDAPFQLKLTSYIVGVSLVLAALLGIFLVRAANSLMHETATAVDARSRAAEVSRELSGATLSNELMAHMNDPAFEKQFREQAQAIDASYEEERMAIVAQRAELERHQQLTWWVLGGCMLTFIVVVALSTIVVTHRMAGPLFRIKRMVREVAEGRLRPPQHGLREGDELQDVFEAARDMTQRLRNQQEEDARVLAEALAEARRSGASGAWVDELSALEARYRERLAR
- a CDS encoding helicase C-terminal domain-containing protein, with product MGSSELFTRHVFLDLETTGLDPRVDEVIEVGCLFFEHGREVDRFSRLYSASRPLNLTIRRLTGLSDAQLSGQPRFDAERVELRERLKGWTVVAHNAPFEKGFLPDVLGGAPVLDSCELMHYLHPELPSHSLESLMRWAKLGSQQPHRALHDCVAVHAVLVHALDGCVRDGRAEDVADLLATMDPRARAALGPAPLLDALSPEEARDLATDAEERPLLELLSRLWEACRATPVPLGLEATGGFLRARPERRRANGGRPPPEPEPDATPLPVRPEEVSQVLGPGGALERGGGFLSRPAQLEMAHAVARTLSDGGQVAVEAGTGTGKSLAYLTPAALFAARNGLKVGVAPHTKTLQDQLLEKDLPRLHQATGGAFGYALLKGQTNYLCRRRALEATRVEPGMPHAARAPRAYVRAYLRRSPDGDLDRLSHWFRERFPGMHGLVPAVRSEAATTLGERCPHHHKCFYHSAVAHARDADVLVINQSLAFAWPARYPRLDHLVLDEAHELEDVATTALTVELSDLAFLRLTERLHGRDGRRGLFAELRRALAATRRDESRSLMGEVDEALRTLLQEARALGEQVTALCEPAAAMPGEDADEAAYAPELRVTDAVRALPAWAPVREGLVEVRTALQRVHTLLAVRVLAALPELAVKQPSLERELAGATTELGELSVLAGELAGDPDVKRCYAARAEPRKGRWSVGAQPVDVSESVSRDFAANKRALVMASATLGTGDSVPFVLKRLGLKPPLLRAPSPFHLGQQALVVLVTDAPRAHEEPFIDWASGRISGLAQVMGGRVLGLFASTRRLERVAREVQARLEPHGIEVLRQSRGHGRSLAARQERDTGTVLLGTKSFWQGVDIPGRGVGCVFIDKLPLEPASRPLVAAREEPLAKGGNEYLGFLHYRLPRALLLLRQGVGRLIRSTTDRGIVVVADPGHASYRPLLLQALAGYRVVALPWAQARLMLHAELMQMGLAADTARV
- a CDS encoding cupredoxin domain-containing protein, whose protein sequence is MRPWLRFAVTGVLVGVSQQACTKEPPPAPPADARRGPHYTAIQETGTKVNGTLIVELTVTQKGFEPSPVLLRQGEPVTLLVTRKTDQTCATELVLEDYGIHEKLPLGKLVEITFTPRQAGMLRYGCAMEQRTAGAFYVE
- a CDS encoding cupredoxin domain-containing protein, producing the protein MRPFFSRIIKPWLALTAAAVLAGASQQACTKESAAAKGTDAPAAQEVGRRENGVHVVDLAVTEKGFEPSPVPLKKGEPVKLVVTRKTDLTCATELVMDEYKIDAKLPLNEPVEIAFTPNQSGTLRYGCAMGKMIAGTFVVD